The proteins below are encoded in one region of Sphingobacterium sp. R2:
- a CDS encoding serine hydrolase, producing the protein MKLFFLKGMVALLLASTVACSSKEKKQKEAAIAQAKVDSTRLVYNSNNADLKIDAFMKNLHSKAAFNGNVLIAKDGKILYQNTFGWANYLKRDSLKIDDKFELASVSKPLTAVGTLKLVEAGKLRLDQTINDFYPDFPYPGITIKMLLTHRSGLPNYVYFSEKHWPDRKKGMTNQDVMKMLTEFKPNRYGAPGGRFFYNNSNFMVLGAIIEKVSKQDYATYMKDSVFNVAGMTNTAALSKAVYDKIPTNVIGHDKIWRRSVVQNFQDGPLGDKGIYSTVRDLYRFDLALRDGKLLKQSTLDSAYRGYPDAKKGIFSYGYGWRTFEHGNDHIVYHTGWWHGFRHIYVRDLKRNIVIVLLSNMTNGSLVKLDELYKILGMPVLRKNAYSSHGDFIIDE; encoded by the coding sequence GTGAAATTATTTTTTTTAAAGGGAATGGTCGCTCTTTTGTTGGCATCTACAGTTGCCTGTAGTTCAAAAGAGAAAAAACAAAAAGAAGCAGCAATCGCGCAGGCAAAAGTAGATAGTACAAGACTGGTTTATAATTCCAATAATGCAGATTTGAAGATCGATGCTTTTATGAAAAATCTTCATTCAAAAGCTGCCTTCAACGGAAATGTTCTTATTGCCAAAGATGGAAAAATTTTATATCAAAATACATTCGGTTGGGCTAATTACTTAAAACGGGATAGCCTAAAAATTGACGACAAATTTGAGTTGGCTTCCGTTTCTAAGCCGCTTACAGCCGTCGGGACTTTAAAGTTGGTGGAGGCTGGAAAGTTGCGCCTCGATCAAACGATCAATGACTTCTATCCTGATTTTCCATATCCAGGCATTACAATAAAAATGTTATTGACTCATCGTTCGGGATTACCTAATTACGTATACTTTTCAGAAAAACACTGGCCTGATCGTAAAAAGGGGATGACTAATCAGGATGTAATGAAAATGCTGACCGAGTTTAAGCCTAATCGCTATGGGGCGCCAGGGGGACGTTTTTTTTATAATAACTCGAACTTTATGGTCTTAGGGGCTATCATAGAGAAGGTTTCAAAGCAAGACTACGCTACTTATATGAAAGATAGCGTGTTCAATGTCGCAGGGATGACAAATACGGCTGCTCTTTCAAAGGCTGTATATGATAAAATTCCTACCAACGTTATTGGTCACGATAAGATATGGAGGAGATCCGTTGTACAAAATTTTCAGGATGGACCGCTTGGTGACAAGGGGATCTATAGTACCGTTCGTGATCTTTATCGCTTTGACCTCGCTTTGAGGGATGGAAAGCTGTTAAAACAGTCCACATTAGATTCGGCATATAGAGGATATCCTGATGCGAAAAAAGGGATTTTTAGCTATGGTTATGGTTGGCGTACGTTTGAGCATGGTAATGATCATATCGTATACCATACAGGTTGGTGGCACGGTTTTAGACATATTTATGTAAGAGATCTAAAAAGAAATATTGTCATTGTTCTGCTTTCTAATATGACTAATGGAAGTTTGGTTAAATTAGACGAGCTTTATAAAATCTTGGGAATGCCGGTATTGCGTAAAAACGCCTATAGTAGTCACGGGGATTTTATCATTGATGAGTAA
- a CDS encoding CoA-binding protein, giving the protein MKKTLILGASSNPSRYSNKAANMLHRHGHGIVNIGLSGGEAAGVSIEKKGEVYSDIDTVTMYVGEHNQKEYYDYILATKPKRIIFNPGAENPELEQLAMEHGIKTERACTLVLLSTGQF; this is encoded by the coding sequence ATGAAAAAAACATTGATTTTGGGTGCTAGTAGCAATCCTTCTCGTTATTCAAATAAAGCGGCTAATATGCTGCATAGGCATGGACACGGTATTGTTAATATCGGTCTGAGTGGGGGCGAAGCTGCTGGAGTTTCTATTGAAAAGAAAGGCGAGGTCTATTCCGATATCGATACTGTGACGATGTACGTCGGTGAACATAATCAGAAAGAATATTATGACTATATTTTGGCAACGAAACCTAAACGGATTATATTTAACCCGGGCGCAGAGAATCCTGAATTAGAGCAGCTCGCAATGGAGCACGGTATTAAAACTGAAAGAGCCTGTACCTTGGTCTTATTGAGTACAGGACAATTTTAA